The Kluyvera intermedia genome window below encodes:
- a CDS encoding glycoside hydrolase family 105 protein — MNNAALNGLLEQVVQGFCRLKNMGEVGTSGGEGFAIHFEEWEWEVGVGLYGFWQYARQQNDARLQQSILTWYEDQLAKGLPEIQINTTAPMITLALVAGHSGRDDLLKVVNDWADALLRTLPKTEEGGFQHVVKEQPNTGHLWDDTLFMTCLFLGTAGVVLKRKDLIDEASYQFLLHTRYLCEPASGLWYHGWTFVGKHHFSEAFWARGNAWITVAIPEFIALLGDSLDASVKRYLSVVVARQVNTLCELQADNGMWHTLLDDPLSPQESSATAGIAYGMLRGVRMGILDEKVADHAMRAWHALRDRIDDGIVLEASKGTMVGPDLQYYCDIAMAPVPYAQALMMLLLLELQQDKWC, encoded by the coding sequence ATGAACAACGCAGCATTAAACGGCCTGCTGGAGCAGGTGGTGCAGGGCTTCTGCCGCCTGAAAAATATGGGTGAAGTCGGCACCAGCGGCGGCGAAGGTTTTGCCATCCACTTCGAAGAGTGGGAATGGGAAGTTGGCGTCGGCCTGTACGGCTTCTGGCAGTACGCGCGTCAGCAGAATGATGCCCGCCTCCAGCAATCGATCCTCACCTGGTATGAAGATCAGCTGGCGAAAGGGCTGCCGGAAATCCAGATCAATACCACCGCGCCGATGATCACCCTCGCGCTGGTGGCCGGACACAGCGGGCGAGACGATCTGCTGAAGGTAGTGAACGACTGGGCCGACGCGCTGCTGCGCACCTTGCCAAAAACCGAAGAGGGCGGCTTTCAGCATGTGGTGAAAGAGCAGCCGAACACCGGTCACCTGTGGGACGACACGCTGTTTATGACCTGCCTGTTCCTCGGCACGGCGGGCGTGGTGCTCAAGCGCAAAGATCTGATCGACGAAGCGTCATACCAGTTCCTGCTGCACACCCGCTACCTGTGCGAACCGGCGAGCGGCCTGTGGTACCACGGCTGGACGTTTGTCGGCAAACACCACTTCTCCGAAGCCTTCTGGGCGCGCGGCAATGCGTGGATCACCGTGGCGATCCCGGAATTTATCGCCCTACTCGGCGACAGCCTGGATGCCAGCGTGAAGCGCTATCTCTCGGTGGTGGTGGCGCGGCAGGTGAATACTCTGTGCGAACTGCAGGCCGACAACGGCATGTGGCACACGCTGCTCGACGACCCGCTGTCGCCGCAGGAATCCTCCGCCACCGCAGGGATCGCCTACGGCATGCTGCGCGGCGTACGGATGGGGATCCTCGATGAGAAAGTCGCCGATCACGCGATGCGCGCCTGGCATGCATTGCGCGACAGGATCGACGATGGGATTGTGCTGGAAGCATCGAAAGGGACGATGGTGGGGCCGGATCTTCAGTATTACTGCGATATTGCGATGGCACCCGTACCGTATGCGCAGGCGCTGATGATGTTGCTGTTGCTGGAGCTTCAACAAGATAAGTGGTGTTGA
- a CDS encoding GNAT family N-acetyltransferase — MSSHYAIRSLRDHPEQMEAVIAYFQQQWASEESMMVYDDALRRTPGAKNPLPQWYWLQDGERIIGCAGLITNDFISRGELYPWLCALYIEPAYRRQGLAQRLIEHIAQHTKQLGFTQLHLCTDMDGFYEQAGFSFNGLGYHPWGESSRVYSRELNT; from the coding sequence ATGAGTTCACACTACGCTATTCGTTCTTTGCGCGACCATCCCGAGCAGATGGAAGCGGTTATTGCCTATTTCCAGCAGCAGTGGGCATCGGAAGAATCCATGATGGTTTACGACGACGCGCTGCGCCGCACGCCGGGGGCGAAAAATCCGCTGCCGCAGTGGTACTGGCTGCAGGACGGCGAGCGCATCATCGGCTGCGCGGGGTTGATTACCAACGATTTTATCAGCCGCGGCGAGCTGTATCCGTGGCTGTGCGCGCTCTATATCGAGCCAGCGTATCGTCGGCAAGGGCTGGCGCAGCGATTGATCGAGCATATCGCCCAGCACACAAAACAGCTTGGCTTCACGCAACTGCATCTGTGTACCGATATGGACGGGTTTTATGAGCAAGCGGGCTTTAGCTTCAATGGGTTGGGCTATCACCCGTGGGGCGAGTCTTCACGGGTTTATAGCCGCGAGTTGAACACGTAG